A region from the Salvia splendens isolate huo1 chromosome 15, SspV2, whole genome shotgun sequence genome encodes:
- the LOC121769425 gene encoding uncharacterized protein LOC121769425 — translation MEKKVIDWLNHEHPLILAENVSKDETSNCYGCGNPVTDLEVVYVCTVQNCSNRIILHKRCGELPSQILHPKHPQHPLHLFDYHKLFGLWCDNCLRDIESALGYKCSSCNFDYDVTCGKISIDMILAENRQIEHPSHPDHPLTLMRKPSFLFCCDGCGVEDVDMAYICSICEVWIHKSCASLPLILPLNRQYHHHPLSLSFSFPSKYCEYIFECDVCLKRLDRTSWIYFCGICRFFAHIRCVVASTTGDSNLQHDEDDGSDAIEFPLHAHDISKELITPFVMREKGLINIPDVADMPATVKMAVTKARFSFSFNYHKHPLSLVSEMSSKDDEVDHNNMMDERDDDGDDALKICDVCVTPICSPPYYECAPCKYFVHSICSLLPKTLSSPHVLYSGCPEMHDTNHKLTLYSSSLSIDMGTMPCRCVACGYITNGMVYECEGCEMKIDVKCASLPTTIRHASHPRHGSLVMTRIPPREETGKPKRCSGCLYVLDNCIAYCCSSNDCDFKLDLNCAMLPASITMREWDKHHSLMLSFDASFDHPSDFVCDLCEVELHPKMWMYHCHQCDVSFHLNCLKAASGRYRNIKFGRRFVLDGIHPNHPLTFNHITTKRRCNLGDAGVYDYCGFECASCYYVVCFVCVRKELSKVDVLI, via the exons ATGGAGAAGAAGGTTATCGACTGGCTCAACCACGAACATCCTTTGATTCTTGCTGAAAATGTGAGTAAAGACGAGACTTCAAATTGTTATGGGTGTGGTAATCCTGTAACTGATTTGGAAGTGGTATATGTTTGCACGGTGCAAAATTGTTCGAATAGGATTATTCTCCACAAGAGATGTGGAGAATTACCTAGTCAAATTTTGCACCCTAAACATCCTCAACATCCCCTTCATCTATTTGATTACCACAAGTTATTCGGTCTCTGGTGTGATAATTGTTTGCGTGATATTGAATCTGCGCTTGGGTACAAATGTTCTAGCTGTAATTTCGATTATGATGTAACATGTGGAAAGATAAGCATAGATATGATACTAGCAGAGAATAGGCAAATAGAACACCCAAGTCACCCTGATCACCCTTTAACACTGATGAGAAAGCCTTCATTTCTCTTTTGTTGTGATGGTTGTGGCGTTGAAGATGTGGACATGGCGTATATATGTAGCATATGTGAGGTGTGGATTCACAAGAGTTGTGCATCGTTGCCCCTCATTCTCCCCTTAAATCGCCAATACCACCACCATCCTCTTTCTCTTTCCTTCAGTTTTCCATCAAAGTATTGCGAGTATATATTCGAATGTGATGTCTGTCTCAAAAGATTAGATAGAACAAGTTGGATATATTTTTGTGGTATTTGCAGATTCTTTGCCCATATCAGATGTGTTGTTGCATCCACCACAGGAGACTCAAATTT ACAACATGATGAGGATGATGGTTCTGACGCGATTGAGTTCCCGCTACATGCACATGACATATCGAAGGAGTTAATCACACCTTTTGTGATGAGAGAAAAAGGTCTTATCAACATCCCGGATGTAGCAGACATGCCAGCAACGGTGAAGATGGCAGTGACCAAAGCAaggttttcattttcattcaaTTATCACAAGCATCCTTTGAGTTTGGTTTCAGAGATGTCCAGtaaagatgatgaagttgatcaCAACAATATGATGGACGAGAGAgatgatgatggtgatgatgcGTTGAAGATATGTGATGTGTGTGTCACACCCATATGTTCTCCTCCATATTACGAGTGTGCTCCTTGCAAATATTTTGTGCACTCCATTTGCTCCTTGCTTCCAAAAACATTATCTTCTCCTCATGTCCTGTATAGTGGTTGCCCAGAAATGCATGATACGAACCACAAACTCACACTCTACTCAAGCTCATTATCCATAGATATGGGTACAATGCCTTGTAGGTGTGTGGCTTGTGGATATATCACAAACGGGATGGTGTACGAGTGTGAAGGGTGCGAGATGAAGATAGATGTCAAGTGCGCTTCTCTACCGACAACTATCAGACACGCATCTCACCCACGCCACGGATCACTGGTCATGACTAGAATACCACCAAGAGAAGAAACTGGCAAACCGAAACGTTGCTCTGGCTGCTTATATGTCTTGGACAACTGTATTGCATATTGCTGCAGCAGCAATGACTGCGACTTTAAGTTGGACTTGAACTGTGCTATGCTGCCGGCGAGCATAACGATGCGTGAGTGGGACAAGCACCATTCATTGATGTTGTCATTTGATGCCTCTTTCGACCATCCCTCCGACTTTGTTTGTGATCTTTGTGAAGTGGAATTGCATCCCAAGATGTGGATGTATCACTGTCACCAATGCGACGTTTCATTCCACCTTAATTGTCTAAAAGCTGCATCTGGCAGGTATAGAAACATCAAATTTGGGCGCCGATTTGTGTTGGACGGGATTCATCCGAATCACCCGCTCACTTTCAATCACATCACTACCAAGAGAAGATGCAACCTTGGTGATGCGGGTGTGTATGACTACTGTGGGTTTGAATGTGCATCATGTTACTATGTTGTGTGCTTTGTTTGTGTTAGGAAAGAGTTATCTAAAGTGGATGTACTAATTTGA
- the LOC121767540 gene encoding uncharacterized protein LOC121767540 produces MEKKVIERFYHQHPLILTENVSKDETPNCYGCGIPVVDLEVAYVCTVQNCSNRIILHKKCGELPSQILHPKHPEHPLYLFDYHPVLTTWCNSCMCDIGNVLGYQCTSCEFDVDLTCERISIDDSLERKIQVEHPSHPDHPLTLMRKPLFPFYCDGCGVKDVDMAFICSTCEFMVHKTCASLPLILPANLRYHHHHLSLAFSFPMKHHKYIHDCDVCHEILDRNCWVYYCGDCRFFAHIRCVASTTAEKDSDLHSNDKDGLNVIEFPLHPHDISEKLITPFVMRKKGLNNIPDAKGMLATVKMPKTKAKFSFLFNYHKHPKFWMYHCRQCDVSFHIFCLNAAAGGYRNIKFGRRFVFNAVHPNHPLTFNCITVKRRCDLCHSDVYNLGGFECASCYYLVCVNCSNRTRVR; encoded by the exons ATGGAGAAGAAGGTCATCGAGCGTTTCTACCACCAACATCCTTTGATTCTCACTGAAAATGTGAGTAAAGACGAGACTCCAAATTGTTATGGCTGTGGTATTCCCGTGGTAGATTTGGAGGTGGCGTATGTTTGCACGGTTCAAAATTGTTCGAATAGGATTATCCTCCACAAGAAATGTGGAGAATTACCTAGCCAAATTTTGCACCCTAAACACCCTGAGCATCCCCTTTACCTATTTGATTACCACCCAGTATTGACTACCTGGTGCAATAGTTGTATGTGCGATATTGGTAATGTGCTTGGATACCAATGTACAAGTTGTGAATTCGATGTCGACTTAACATGCGAAAGAATAAGTATTGATGATAGTTTAGAGAGGAAAATTCAAGTAGAACACCCGAGTCACCCTGATCACCCTTTGACACTAATGAGAAAGCccttatttccattttattgTGATGGTTGTGGCGTTAAAGATGTGGACATGGCTTTCATATGTTCAACGTGTGAATTTATGGTACACAAAACTTGTGCTTCGTTGCCTCTCATCCTCCCCGCAAATCTCCgataccaccaccaccatcttTCTCTTGCCTTCAGCTTTCCAATGAAACATCACAAATACATACACGATTGTGATGTTTGTCATGAGATATTGGACAGAAACTGTTGGGTGTATTATTGTGGTGATTGCAGATTCTTTGCGCATATCAGGTGTGTTGCATCCACGACTGCTGAGAAAGACTCGGATTT GCACAGCAATGATAAAGATGGTTTGAATGTGATTGAATTCCCGCTACATCCACATGACATATCCGAGAAGTTAATCACACCTTTTGTGATGAGAAAAAAGGGTCTTAACAACATCCCGGATGCGAAAGGCATGCTAGCAACAGTGAAGATGCCAAAGACCAAagcaaaattttcatttttattcaattatcacAAGCATCCCAAGTTTTGGATGTATCACTGCCGCCAATGCGACGTTTCGTTCCACATTTTTTGCCTCAACGCTGCAGCTGGCGGGTATCGAAACATCAAATTTGGGCGACGGTTTGTGTTCAATGCTGTCCACCCTAATCACCCCCTCACATTCAATTGTATCACTGTCAAGAGAAGGTGTGACCTTTGTCATAGTGATGTGTATAACTTGGGTGGGTTTGAATGTGCATCATGTTACTATCTTGTGTGCGTAAATTGTAGTAACAGGACAAGAGTTAGATGA